Proteins encoded within one genomic window of Bradyrhizobium sp. CB1717:
- a CDS encoding caspase family protein, translating to MRYLTLLASLMCVALSVSAAKADRRVAFVVGNGSYKNVAQLPNPPIDAKTMAATLRNVGFEVIEGSNLSRDQMTEKLLDFGRKAQGSDIALFYYAGHGIAVGGTNYLLPVDADIKTEMDVKLGAAINIDLTLEQTMGDAKVKLVFLDACRDNPFAAKIKSNSATRSVNVQSGLAEMKSGEGTLIAFATGPGQTALDGQEGNNSPFTRALIDNITKPGVEIQQAMTSVRAQVNEETHKGQLPWGHTNLIGAVYLNQAPTTQVANAAPTASGILPAANGSSDGVELEYWRSVKESNKPEELNAYLSAYPNGQFKALALARLAAIKSGPSTATRTLNSGVDPAAFTDEASQLTEDQIGLDKNQRRDVQRRLTGLGFDTKQTGVFSDETRVVLKRWQAARGYPSSGYLNKPQHKALLSEVVAAPPTASDSSQKAARRASAPAASSAPAPAPAPQQRSSSPGDAAGAAFVGGVVGGMMGGMFRR from the coding sequence ATGCGCTATCTCACCCTGCTCGCCTCGCTGATGTGCGTGGCACTGTCGGTCAGTGCCGCGAAGGCGGACCGTCGTGTCGCCTTCGTCGTCGGCAACGGCTCCTACAAGAACGTCGCACAATTGCCGAACCCGCCGATCGACGCCAAGACGATGGCGGCGACGCTGCGCAATGTCGGCTTCGAGGTGATCGAGGGCTCCAATCTCTCCCGCGACCAGATGACGGAGAAGCTGCTCGACTTCGGTCGCAAGGCGCAGGGCTCCGATATCGCTCTGTTCTATTATGCCGGCCACGGCATCGCCGTCGGCGGCACCAACTACCTGCTGCCGGTCGATGCCGACATCAAGACGGAGATGGACGTCAAGCTGGGCGCCGCCATCAACATCGACCTGACGCTCGAGCAGACCATGGGCGATGCCAAGGTCAAGCTCGTCTTCCTCGATGCCTGCCGCGACAATCCGTTCGCCGCCAAGATCAAGTCGAACTCGGCGACCCGCAGCGTCAACGTGCAGAGCGGTCTTGCCGAGATGAAGTCCGGCGAAGGCACGCTGATCGCGTTCGCGACCGGCCCGGGCCAGACCGCGCTCGACGGCCAGGAGGGCAATAACAGCCCGTTCACCCGCGCGCTGATCGACAACATCACCAAGCCCGGCGTCGAGATCCAGCAGGCGATGACGTCGGTCCGTGCCCAGGTCAATGAAGAAACCCACAAGGGCCAGCTGCCCTGGGGCCACACCAACCTGATCGGCGCCGTATATCTCAACCAGGCTCCGACCACGCAGGTTGCCAACGCGGCGCCGACCGCTTCTGGCATCTTGCCGGCGGCGAATGGAAGCTCGGACGGTGTCGAGCTCGAATACTGGCGCTCGGTGAAGGAGAGCAACAAGCCGGAAGAGCTCAACGCCTACCTTTCCGCCTATCCGAACGGTCAGTTCAAGGCGCTGGCTCTGGCACGTCTCGCGGCGATCAAGAGCGGCCCCTCGACCGCGACCCGCACGCTCAACTCCGGCGTCGATCCAGCAGCCTTTACCGATGAGGCCTCTCAGCTCACCGAGGACCAGATCGGCCTCGACAAGAACCAGCGCCGCGACGTGCAGCGTCGCCTCACCGGGCTCGGCTTCGACACCAAGCAGACCGGCGTCTTCAGCGACGAGACCCGCGTGGTGCTCAAGCGCTGGCAGGCTGCGCGCGGCTATCCTTCGTCAGGCTACCTCAACAAGCCCCAGCACAAGGCCCTGCTCTCCGAGGTCGTGGCCGCACCGCCGACCGCAAGCGATAGCAGCCAGAAGGCGGCCCGACGTGCCAGCGCCCCCGCAGCCAGCAGCGCGCCGGCGCCGGCACCGGCGCCTCAACAGCGCAGCAGCAGCCCCGGCGATGCCGCCGGTGCGGCCTTCGTCGGCGGTGTCGTCGGCGGCATGATGGGCGGCATGTTCCGCCGCTGA
- a CDS encoding DMT family transporter, with translation MSTTPSKTMAALWMAGWLSLMLIMAVAGRETTRELNVFEIMEIRSLAGFVLLAPIIYRAGGFKVLRTSRLQYHVARNLVHYVAQLGWFFALTLIPIGQVVAIEFTMPIWTAILAASFLSERMTPWKIAAIVLGLVGVIVIVRPATGEINPGQLIALGAAMGFGVSMALVKSLTRTESALSILFWMLVVQSVAGFVPTLLVWTWPSGYAWAWVGVIAVCGTFSHYCLASAMRFADATIVVPMDFLRVPLTATAGWLLYSERLDAWTVLGAALILCGNLLNLKPAPVLARAQ, from the coding sequence ATGAGCACGACACCGTCCAAAACGATGGCCGCACTGTGGATGGCCGGCTGGCTGTCGCTGATGCTGATCATGGCGGTGGCCGGGCGCGAGACCACACGCGAGCTCAACGTTTTCGAGATCATGGAGATCCGGTCGCTGGCGGGCTTCGTCCTGCTGGCGCCGATCATCTATCGTGCCGGCGGCTTCAAGGTGCTCAGGACATCGCGCCTGCAATACCACGTCGCGCGCAACCTCGTGCACTATGTCGCCCAGCTCGGCTGGTTCTTTGCGCTGACGCTGATCCCGATCGGCCAGGTCGTCGCGATCGAGTTCACCATGCCGATCTGGACCGCGATCCTGGCGGCGAGCTTTCTCTCCGAGCGCATGACGCCGTGGAAGATCGCCGCCATCGTGCTCGGCCTCGTCGGTGTGATCGTGATCGTGCGGCCGGCCACCGGCGAGATCAATCCGGGCCAGCTCATCGCGCTCGGGGCCGCCATGGGATTTGGCGTGTCGATGGCGCTGGTGAAATCGCTGACCCGCACCGAAAGCGCGCTGTCGATCCTGTTCTGGATGCTGGTGGTGCAGTCGGTCGCGGGCTTCGTGCCGACGCTGCTGGTCTGGACCTGGCCGTCGGGCTACGCCTGGGCCTGGGTCGGCGTGATCGCCGTCTGCGGCACGTTCTCGCACTATTGCCTCGCCAGCGCGATGCGCTTTGCCGATGCGACGATCGTGGTTCCCATGGACTTCCTCCGGGTTCCCCTGACCGCAACCGCAGGTTGGTTGCTGTATTCGGAGCGGCTCGACGCCTGGACCGTCCTCGGCGCGGCGCTGATCCTGTGCGGCAATCTCCTGAATTTGAAGCCGGCGCCGGTTCTCGCTCGCGCGCAGTGA
- a CDS encoding RidA family protein: MRILQPAEWKKPRGFSHGVVVDGPGRWVVLAGQTGGDELGNYVPDMAAQVGVALQRIIKLLGEAGAGPEHIVRLTWYLTSRSEYEAAGAGIGAAWKETLGRNFPPSTLLYIGGLVDERAKVEIEVTAFVPGT; encoded by the coding sequence ATGCGCATCTTGCAGCCGGCCGAATGGAAAAAACCGCGCGGCTTTTCCCATGGCGTCGTGGTCGACGGGCCGGGCCGGTGGGTGGTGCTCGCCGGCCAGACCGGCGGCGACGAGCTGGGCAATTACGTGCCTGACATGGCGGCGCAGGTCGGCGTAGCGCTGCAGCGGATCATCAAGCTGCTGGGCGAGGCCGGCGCGGGTCCCGAGCACATCGTCCGCCTGACCTGGTACCTGACCAGCCGCAGCGAATACGAGGCCGCAGGTGCGGGCATCGGTGCGGCCTGGAAGGAGACGCTCGGGCGCAATTTCCCGCCTTCGACGCTGCTCTATATCGGCGGCCTCGTGGACGAGCGGGCCAAGGTCGAGATCGAGGTCACGGCGTTCGTGCCGGGCACATAA
- a CDS encoding formyltransferase family protein, translated as MRITLVGSRHFGVTTLNMLREHSVSIARVVVADAEDRLAATAKAAGIEVVVQANPKLVVASEIAPDTDLIITAHSHARIGKDALAAARFGGIGYHPSLLPRHRGKAAVEWTIKEGDPIAGGTIYQLADRMDAGAIAAQDWCFVKKGETARELWERALAPLGLKLLADVIDYIKVHKALPSKVQDEQFATSAPSLS; from the coding sequence ATGCGAATTACCCTCGTCGGCTCCCGCCATTTCGGTGTGACCACCCTGAACATGCTCCGGGAGCACAGCGTCTCGATCGCACGGGTCGTCGTGGCCGACGCCGAGGATCGCCTGGCCGCAACGGCCAAGGCCGCCGGCATCGAGGTCGTGGTCCAGGCCAATCCGAAGCTGGTGGTGGCCTCCGAGATCGCTCCCGACACCGATTTGATCATCACGGCACATAGCCATGCCCGGATCGGCAAGGACGCGCTCGCCGCCGCCAGGTTCGGCGGGATCGGCTACCACCCCTCGCTGCTGCCGCGCCACCGCGGCAAGGCCGCCGTGGAATGGACCATCAAGGAAGGCGATCCAATCGCCGGCGGCACCATCTATCAACTCGCCGACCGCATGGATGCCGGCGCCATCGCCGCCCAGGACTGGTGCTTCGTCAAGAAGGGCGAGACCGCCCGCGAGCTCTGGGAGCGTGCGCTCGCCCCGCTCGGGCTCAAATTGCTTGCCGACGTGATCGATTACATCAAGGTTCACAAGGCACTGCCGTCCAAGGTCCAGGACGAACAGTTCGCGACGTCCGCGCCGAGTCTTTCCTGA
- a CDS encoding acetoacetate--CoA ligase codes for MTAPFIPQIALYRNWLAEQRGLSFASYEDMRQWSVRDLDGFWRSIWDYYDLQSPTPFAAVITERKMPGAVWFPGAQVNYARQVFRHVEAADAAGLPAIVSSGEDGKLRETSWPELRRKAAALALHLKEKGVKPGDRVAAYLPNIPETIIGFLASASIGAVWSVCAPDMAAPAVIDRFKQIEPKVLIASDAVTYAGRRHDRHDVLAELRESLPTVEHVILHSEAHAPTAPDALLADILARTGAAIDAFEPMWLPFDHPLWIVYSSGTTGLPKPIVHGHGGIVIVVLALLGLHNDIGCSYHPNSFGERYHWYSSTGWIMWNSQVGGLLSGTTCCIFDGSPGGTRDKPDWTTLWRFVAQSKASFFGAGAAFFANCAKAEIELAAAGDLSRLRCLGSTGSPLSADTQAWFNARFAALSKTNGSKAQADIWWANISGGTDFAGAFIGGNRELPQTPGAMQCRLLGAAVEAFSEQGRAVIDEVGELVCTEPMPSMPLYFWNDKDGARYRASYFETYPDNFDGSGRGPVWRHGDWLKVNRDGSCIIYGRSDATINRHGLRMGTSELYSAIEALPEVLDSLVVDLEYLGRDSYMPLFVVLREGVALDSAMQAKINKAIEAGLSRRFLPNETFAVAEIPRTLSGKKQELPIKKLLLGQPVEKVINKEAMANPACLDWYLAFARDYLARTAA; via the coding sequence ATGACCGCTCCTTTCATTCCGCAGATCGCCCTCTACCGCAACTGGCTCGCCGAACAGCGCGGCCTGTCCTTCGCGAGCTACGAGGACATGCGGCAATGGTCGGTGCGCGACCTCGACGGCTTCTGGCGCAGCATCTGGGATTACTACGATCTGCAATCTCCGACGCCGTTTGCGGCCGTCATCACCGAGCGCAAGATGCCGGGCGCGGTCTGGTTTCCGGGTGCGCAGGTCAACTATGCCCGGCAGGTGTTCCGGCATGTCGAGGCGGCCGATGCCGCCGGCCTGCCCGCGATCGTCAGCAGCGGCGAGGACGGCAAGCTCAGGGAAACCAGCTGGCCGGAGCTGCGGCGGAAGGCTGCGGCGCTCGCGCTGCATCTGAAGGAGAAAGGCGTCAAGCCAGGCGACCGCGTTGCGGCCTATCTGCCCAACATCCCCGAGACCATCATCGGCTTTCTCGCCAGCGCCAGCATCGGCGCGGTCTGGAGCGTCTGCGCGCCCGACATGGCCGCGCCCGCCGTGATCGACCGTTTCAAGCAGATCGAGCCGAAAGTGCTGATCGCCTCCGACGCCGTCACCTATGCCGGCCGGCGGCACGATCGGCATGATGTGCTGGCCGAGCTCCGAGAATCGCTTCCCACCGTCGAGCACGTCATCCTGCACAGCGAGGCCCACGCGCCCACCGCGCCGGACGCTCTGCTCGCCGATATCCTGGCAAGGACGGGCGCCGCGATCGACGCGTTCGAGCCGATGTGGCTGCCGTTCGATCACCCGCTCTGGATCGTCTATTCCAGCGGCACCACCGGCCTGCCGAAACCGATCGTGCACGGCCATGGCGGCATCGTCATCGTGGTGCTGGCGCTGCTCGGCCTGCACAATGACATCGGCTGCTCCTATCACCCAAACTCGTTCGGCGAGCGCTACCACTGGTACTCTTCGACCGGCTGGATCATGTGGAATTCGCAAGTCGGCGGCCTGCTCAGCGGCACCACCTGCTGCATCTTCGACGGCAGCCCCGGCGGCACCCGGGACAAACCGGACTGGACCACGCTGTGGCGCTTCGTGGCGCAGTCGAAAGCGAGCTTCTTCGGCGCCGGCGCGGCGTTCTTCGCCAACTGCGCCAAGGCCGAGATCGAGCTTGCCGCCGCTGGCGATCTGTCACGGCTGCGCTGCCTCGGCTCGACCGGCTCGCCGCTCAGCGCCGACACGCAAGCCTGGTTCAACGCGCGCTTCGCAGCATTGTCGAAGACCAACGGCAGCAAGGCGCAGGCCGACATCTGGTGGGCGAACATCTCCGGCGGCACCGATTTCGCCGGCGCCTTCATTGGCGGCAACCGCGAGCTGCCGCAGACGCCGGGCGCGATGCAGTGTCGCCTGCTCGGCGCGGCCGTTGAAGCCTTCAGCGAACAGGGCCGCGCTGTGATCGACGAGGTCGGCGAACTCGTCTGCACCGAACCGATGCCCTCGATGCCGCTCTATTTCTGGAACGACAAGGACGGCGCGCGCTATCGCGCCAGCTATTTCGAGACCTATCCTGACAATTTCGACGGCAGCGGCCGCGGGCCGGTGTGGCGGCACGGCGACTGGCTCAAGGTCAATCGAGACGGCTCCTGCATCATCTATGGCCGCAGCGACGCCACCATCAACCGCCACGGCCTGCGCATGGGCACGAGCGAGCTCTATTCCGCGATCGAGGCGCTGCCGGAGGTGCTCGATTCCCTCGTCGTCGACCTCGAATATCTCGGCCGCGACAGCTACATGCCGCTGTTCGTGGTGCTGCGCGAAGGTGTCGCACTCGACAGCGCAATGCAGGCCAAGATCAACAAAGCGATCGAGGCCGGTCTGTCACGCCGCTTCCTGCCGAATGAAACCTTCGCAGTCGCCGAGATCCCGCGCACGCTGTCCGGCAAGAAGCAGGAGCTGCCGATCAAGAAGCTGTTGCTCGGCCAGCCGGTCGAGAAGGTCATCAACAAGGAGGCGATGGCCAACCCCGCGTGCCTCGACTGGTACCTCGCCTTCGCCCGCGACTATCTGGCGCGGACCGCGGCGTAG